Proteins found in one Planococcus citri chromosome 2, ihPlaCitr1.1, whole genome shotgun sequence genomic segment:
- the LOC135834769 gene encoding medium-chain specific acyl-CoA dehydrogenase, mitochondrial-like: MMLTKQILQNAINQQAPRIFSKKFSDSASSGVSFTLSDTSRELRELVRKFAREEIIPKAAEYDRTGEYPWDIVKKAHEIGILNSSIPASIGGMELNVFDSCLISEELSYGCAGITTAIKANTLGQTPVIIAGNDEQKKKYLGRCIDEPIVAAYCVTEPGAGSDVNGIRTKAQKVGDEYILNGQKMWITNGGVASWYFVLARTDPDPKAPAGKAFTAFVVDRDSPGLTPGRKEKNMGQRASDTRGITFEDVRVPKENVLGAEGAGFKIAMSTFDKTRTPVAAAAVGLAQRCLDEATKYSLERKTFGVPIAHHQAIAFLLADMAIGVESARLVYYKAALEVDQGARNSYYASIAKALASDVANKCASDAVQVFGGNGYNTEYPVEKLMRDAKIYQIYEGTSQIQRMIISRAILDKAKNS, from the exons atgaTGTTAACAAAACAG attttacaaAATGCTATTAATCAACAAGCACCtagaatttttagcaagaaattcTCAGATAGTGCAAGTTCAGGAGTATCCTTCA cattatCAGACACATCTCGTGAACTTCGAGAGCTCGTTAGGAAATTTGCCAGAGAAGAAATAATTCCAAAGGCTGCAGAATACGATCGAACTGGTGAATATCCATGGGATATTGTAAAGAAAGCTCACGAAATTGGTATCCTGAACAGCAGCATACCTGCCAGTATCG gtgGCATGGAATTAAACGTATTCGACAGTTGCTTGATTAGTGAAGAATTATCCTACGGTTGCGCCGGAATCACCACAGCTATTAAAGCCAATACACTGGGA caaactCCTGTTATAATTGCGGGAAATGACGAACAGAAAAAGAAGTACCTTGGACGATGCATCGATGAACCTATCGTAGCT gcATACTGCGTCACTGAACCTGGTGCAGGTTCAGATGTAAATGGAATAAGGACAAAAGCCCAGAAAGTAGGTGATGAGTATATTTTAAATGGACAAAAAATGTGGATAACGAATGGCGGTGTAGCAAGCTG gtaCTTCGTTCTCGCTAGAACAGATCCTGATCCAAAAGCCCCTGCTGGTAAAGCATTCACTGCTTTTGTGGTCGATAGAGATTCTCCAGGATTGACTCCAGGAAGAAAG GAAAAAAATATGGGCCAACGTGCTTCTGACACACGAGGTATTACTTTCGAAGATGTTCGAGTTCCTAAAGAGAATGTTTTGGGAGCAGAAGGAGCAGGATTTAAAATCGCTATGAGTACTTTCGATAAAACGAGAACACCT GTTGCTGCTGCTGCGGTTGGATTAGCTCAAAGGTGTTTAGACGAAGCAACCAAATATTCCCTGGAACGTAAAACTTTTGGAGTTCCTATTGCTCATCATCAG gCTATAGCGTTCCTTTTGGCAGATATGGCAATTGGTGTCGAAAGTGCTCGTTTAGTGTATTACAAAGCAGCCTTAGAAGTAGACCAAGGAGCTCGTAATTCATATTATGCTTCGATTGCCAAAGCTCTTGCTTCGGATGTTGCGAATAAATGTGCTTCGGATGCTGTACAG GTATTTGGAGGAAATGGTTACAATACGGAATACCCAGTCGAAAAGCTAATGAGAGATGCGAAAATCTATCAAATTTACGAAGGAACGTCTCAAATTCAAAGAATGATCATTTCAAGAGCTATATTAGATAAAGCaaaaaatagctaa